A DNA window from Mastomys coucha isolate ucsf_1 unplaced genomic scaffold, UCSF_Mcou_1 pScaffold21, whole genome shotgun sequence contains the following coding sequences:
- the Fam24a gene encoding protein FAM24A — MFDLRTKVMIGIASTLLIAAVMLITVVLCLYLKISKALKIAKETESCTDPCKDPQEKMIRAKPTIADPCHNAQCFDDCSIYKDIGSLPPCYCVTNEGL, encoded by the exons ATGTTCGACTTGAGGACGAAGGTTATGATCGGAATCGCTAGCACTTTGCTGATTGCTGCAGTTATGCTGATAACTGTCGTCCTCTGTCTTTACCTGAAAATATCCAAGGCCCTGAA AATCGCAAAGGAGACTGAAAGCTGTACTGATCCATGCAAGGACCCCCAAGAGAAGATGATCCGGGCCAAGCCCACTATTGCTGATCCTTGTCATAATGCCCAGTGTTTTGATGACTGTAGCATCTATAAGGATATTGGCTCCCTACCACCTTGCTATTGTGTTACAAATGAGGGACTCTGA